Proteins encoded in a region of the Corynebacterium breve genome:
- a CDS encoding multidrug effflux MFS transporter, with protein MDKESNSTIAPVLLVVLAAVSTIAPLTINMYLSGLPQLSRELGVGQTAGQLTLTAFLVGMAVGQIVIGPISDSVGRRKLFVGGAFVLIFATVLAAVAPSIAVMYTARVLQGLAGGTAMVLARAVAGDLVQGKELARIFSLLMVLGGVAPVIGPVIGGIVVDQVGWRGVFWVLAIFNVLVWIGVVRVVPESHPEENRQPLSFATLGRAFTVLFRDRVFLGHSLGFIFSFVTMFAYVSASPYVLQEHYGFTPLQYSMIFATNTTGLFIVALLNARLLKKHTPLFLARIYNVVQFTATIYLVIVALLGLNKWFILVGLFFVVATNGGNMANNSAIAISRAGSLTGTASAIMGSGQFLFGGIVSPIVGVVAAWGISQPVAMTVVMLIACTIATFGIQVIGAKQRA; from the coding sequence ATGGATAAAGAATCAAATTCCACGATCGCGCCTGTGCTGCTTGTGGTGCTCGCCGCAGTATCCACCATCGCGCCGCTGACGATCAACATGTATCTCTCGGGGCTGCCGCAGCTCAGCCGGGAACTCGGCGTTGGGCAGACGGCAGGCCAACTTACCCTGACCGCGTTCCTCGTTGGCATGGCCGTCGGGCAGATTGTGATCGGACCGATCTCGGACTCCGTAGGCCGGCGGAAGCTATTCGTGGGCGGGGCGTTCGTCTTGATCTTCGCCACCGTTCTGGCAGCCGTTGCGCCAAGCATCGCCGTGATGTACACCGCGCGCGTGCTTCAAGGCCTCGCGGGTGGCACGGCCATGGTGCTCGCGCGTGCCGTCGCCGGAGACCTAGTGCAAGGCAAGGAACTCGCCCGAATCTTCTCGCTGTTGATGGTGCTTGGCGGTGTAGCACCAGTGATTGGCCCAGTGATCGGCGGGATCGTCGTTGACCAAGTCGGTTGGCGAGGCGTTTTCTGGGTCCTTGCGATCTTCAATGTCTTGGTGTGGATCGGAGTCGTCCGCGTTGTCCCCGAATCCCACCCCGAAGAAAACCGCCAACCGCTAAGCTTCGCGACCCTCGGCCGTGCCTTCACGGTGCTATTCCGCGACCGAGTTTTCCTCGGGCACTCGCTAGGCTTCATCTTCTCGTTTGTCACGATGTTCGCCTACGTCTCAGCATCCCCGTACGTCCTCCAAGAACACTACGGGTTCACGCCGTTGCAATACTCAATGATCTTCGCCACCAACACAACCGGCCTTTTCATCGTCGCACTACTTAACGCGCGACTCCTGAAAAAACACACCCCGCTGTTTCTCGCACGCATCTACAACGTCGTGCAGTTCACCGCCACGATTTATCTCGTGATTGTTGCCCTGCTCGGTCTCAACAAGTGGTTCATCCTGGTCGGCCTGTTTTTCGTCGTCGCCACCAATGGCGGCAATATGGCCAACAATTCCGCCATCGCCATTTCGCGCGCGGGATCGCTCACCGGTACCGCGTCGGCGATTATGGGATCGGGCCAGTTCCTCTTCGGCGGCATCGTCAGCCCGATCGTCGGAGTAGTGGCCGCCTGGGGAATTTCCCAACCAGTCGCGATGACCGTGGTGATGCTCATCGCCTGCACCATCGCCACCTTCGGCATCCAGGTGATCGGCGCTAAACAACGAGCGTAA
- a CDS encoding helix-turn-helix transcriptional regulator gives MDEATHPNMVRKWRRWHEFSQSELAEKAGVSRQTIANIEKGNYSPSVHLALDIARALGKTVEELFGDEQEQQ, from the coding sequence ATGGACGAAGCAACACACCCCAATATGGTGCGAAAATGGCGACGCTGGCATGAATTTTCCCAAAGTGAACTCGCCGAGAAAGCAGGCGTCTCCCGCCAGACTATTGCCAATATCGAAAAGGGCAACTACTCCCCTTCGGTACACCTCGCACTTGACATCGCACGAGCACTAGGAAAAACAGTCGAAGAACTCTTCGGCGACGAACAGGAGCAGCAATGA
- a CDS encoding CPBP family intramembrane glutamic endopeptidase translates to MDTGTFPARRSVDKRPIDSVDRSPMAVQQMPAWRRSITHPAILWLVANIVFTWGQLVLLLALIILRQDPSDEAKHGWTMFIASTIGYALILWLLERRRPVELTRSPLKFLAAGMLIGAGTIAATVGGIHLLGGVEWGTPNDSVDWLWILIWLGIGPAIGEELMFRGVFFRYAEQALGTWFALVLSAALFGAVHMGNDNATWWGAVAIAIEAGVMFGVLYALTRSLWLVIGIHFAWNVVQGMVFGYNVSGLSGYDGWLTPTPVGNPLISGGAFGAEGSVVTIVVSSLISICGIVLLVRSGGVIAPAWARKAAVGQ, encoded by the coding sequence ATGGATACCGGCACTTTCCCAGCTAGGAGGTCGGTCGACAAACGCCCGATCGATTCAGTCGACAGGTCGCCCATGGCCGTGCAGCAAATGCCCGCTTGGCGACGATCAATCACCCATCCCGCGATTTTGTGGCTTGTAGCCAACATCGTATTCACCTGGGGCCAGCTCGTATTGTTGCTGGCCCTTATTATTTTGCGCCAGGACCCCAGCGACGAAGCCAAACACGGTTGGACGATGTTCATTGCCAGCACGATCGGCTACGCGCTGATCTTGTGGCTGCTGGAGCGCCGCCGTCCAGTGGAACTGACCCGCAGCCCGCTGAAATTCCTGGCGGCGGGAATGCTCATTGGTGCTGGAACGATCGCCGCCACGGTCGGAGGGATCCACCTTCTCGGCGGTGTGGAATGGGGAACACCCAACGACAGTGTCGACTGGTTGTGGATCCTCATTTGGCTTGGCATTGGGCCCGCGATTGGCGAGGAGCTCATGTTTCGCGGAGTGTTCTTCCGCTATGCCGAACAAGCGCTGGGCACCTGGTTTGCGCTTGTACTTTCCGCAGCGCTTTTCGGGGCGGTGCACATGGGTAACGACAACGCCACGTGGTGGGGAGCTGTGGCCATCGCGATCGAGGCGGGCGTGATGTTCGGTGTCTTGTACGCACTAACCAGATCGCTCTGGTTGGTCATTGGCATCCACTTCGCATGGAACGTGGTGCAGGGGATGGTGTTTGGTTACAACGTCTCCGGTCTAAGCGGCTACGATGGCTGGCTCACGCCTACGCCGGTGGGAAATCCATTGATCAGTGGCGGGGCCTTCGGTGCAGAGGGTAGCGTCGTAACGATCGTAGTTTCCAGCCTGATCTCGATCTGCGGCATCGTGCTGCTCGTTCGAAGCGGCGGGGTCATTGCGCCAGCGTGGGCGCGAAAAGCAGCTGTTGGGCAATAG
- a CDS encoding ATP-binding protein, whose translation MPRNNPFRPTFGASPKVWAGRTTVLDEFTTALESGPGHPNRSLIISGSRGIGKTVLLTELEDKARATGWVVIRASGREGMAETLTNSTIPELIESLEPAPKRKFTGFNVAGLGGVRSELVDEQPVAPRLVTRLHQLLTLLKGTGVLFTIDEIQDSNPADLTEIAVAYQDLVRDDAEVALAMAGLTQGVNNLLNLPGATFLRRARHYELGPLTIDDATATLRDTAQEAGKPFLNDAARRAGELTQGYPYLVQLIGYLAWNHAVGDAITGRDVSSISEEAIEILGKQVHQPSLRAVPPRQREYLDAMAHIQSQTGRAQVSTADLTTALDRPTTALSDTRGKLIDRDLIVPAGWGEVEFAQPYLGDYLRREQRPTRVN comes from the coding sequence ATGCCACGGAACAACCCCTTCCGCCCCACGTTCGGCGCCAGCCCGAAAGTCTGGGCAGGACGCACGACCGTTCTTGACGAGTTCACCACCGCGCTCGAATCCGGCCCCGGCCACCCCAACCGTTCGCTGATCATCTCCGGTTCACGAGGCATCGGAAAAACAGTCTTACTCACCGAGCTCGAAGATAAAGCCCGCGCTACCGGCTGGGTAGTCATCCGCGCCTCGGGCCGCGAAGGCATGGCCGAGACCCTCACCAACTCCACCATCCCCGAACTCATCGAGTCGCTCGAACCCGCACCAAAACGCAAGTTCACCGGGTTCAACGTCGCAGGGCTTGGGGGTGTCCGCAGCGAGCTTGTCGACGAGCAACCCGTCGCTCCCCGCCTTGTCACCCGGTTGCACCAACTGCTTACCTTGCTCAAGGGCACTGGCGTCTTGTTCACCATCGACGAGATTCAAGACTCCAACCCCGCAGACCTCACCGAGATCGCCGTGGCCTACCAAGATTTGGTCCGCGACGATGCCGAAGTGGCCCTCGCGATGGCAGGCCTTACCCAGGGAGTGAACAACTTGCTCAACCTGCCGGGTGCGACATTCTTGCGCCGCGCTCGCCACTACGAGCTCGGCCCCCTGACAATTGACGATGCCACCGCCACCCTGCGCGATACAGCCCAAGAGGCCGGCAAGCCCTTTCTCAACGACGCTGCCCGGCGCGCTGGCGAGCTCACCCAGGGCTACCCATACTTGGTGCAGCTGATCGGGTACCTCGCGTGGAATCACGCTGTGGGTGATGCCATTACGGGGCGCGACGTGTCGTCGATAAGCGAGGAAGCAATCGAGATCCTGGGCAAGCAGGTGCACCAGCCATCACTGCGCGCCGTGCCGCCTCGCCAGCGTGAATATTTGGATGCGATGGCACACATCCAGTCGCAAACGGGCAGGGCACAGGTGTCCACGGCCGATCTGACCACAGCACTGGATCGTCCCACGACGGCGTTGTCGGACACGCGCGGTAAACTCATCGACAGGGATCTCATCGTGCCGGCTGGCTGGGGCGAAGTGGAGTTTGCGCAGCCCTACTTGGGTGATTACCTCCGCCGCGAGCAACGACCGACTAGGGTGAATTAG
- a CDS encoding ABC transporter ATP-binding protein translates to MITVENLTKRYGKTCAVDNLSFTIPTGEVTGFLGANGSGKSTTMRMITGLENPTSGSALINGLPFRKLAQPARDIGAMLNPTWIPGHLTGRGHLRMVANYAGVPLALADDALEAAGIAHAARRRVKGYSLGMRQRLGLASAMIGNPTYVLLDEPVNGLDPEGVTWMRNRIRDMAAEGRAVFVSSHLMAEMQITADRLVVIRQGKLVGEGPLNDFLGAGHIEVLCDRPGELAKAFVAKQQGDTVLIENSTQEEIGNKARELGLAIYGMETKRVSLEDAFLNATKVS, encoded by the coding sequence ATGATCACAGTTGAAAACCTCACCAAGCGCTACGGGAAAACGTGCGCTGTAGACAACCTCTCGTTTACCATCCCCACAGGCGAAGTCACTGGCTTTCTTGGCGCCAACGGCTCCGGCAAGTCGACCACCATGCGCATGATCACCGGCCTGGAAAACCCCACCTCAGGAAGCGCGCTGATCAACGGTCTGCCGTTTCGCAAGCTCGCCCAGCCAGCCCGCGACATCGGCGCCATGCTCAACCCCACCTGGATCCCTGGGCACCTGACCGGACGCGGACACCTCCGCATGGTCGCGAACTACGCCGGTGTGCCGCTCGCGCTTGCCGACGACGCCCTCGAAGCTGCAGGCATCGCCCACGCGGCACGCCGCCGGGTGAAGGGATATTCCCTGGGCATGCGCCAGCGACTAGGCCTGGCCAGTGCGATGATCGGCAACCCCACGTACGTGCTTCTCGACGAGCCCGTGAACGGACTAGACCCCGAAGGCGTGACCTGGATGCGCAACCGGATTCGCGACATGGCCGCCGAAGGCCGCGCCGTGTTCGTCTCATCACACCTGATGGCGGAAATGCAGATCACAGCAGATCGATTGGTCGTGATCCGTCAAGGCAAACTCGTCGGCGAAGGCCCACTGAATGATTTCCTCGGTGCTGGCCACATCGAGGTGCTGTGTGATCGACCAGGGGAGTTGGCCAAGGCGTTCGTCGCTAAGCAACAGGGCGACACCGTGCTCATCGAGAACTCCACACAAGAAGAAATTGGCAACAAGGCCCGCGAATTGGGCCTTGCGATCTATGGCATGGAAACCAAACGCGTCAGCCTCGAAGACGCATTCCTCAACGCAACGAAAGTGAGCTAG
- a CDS encoding response regulator → MITVGLVDDQPLVRAGFAMLINSQDDMTVAWQASDGDEVPGQVHVDLVLMDIQMQRVDGISACERLLAADPGVKVIMLTTFDDQGFVRGAIEAGASGFLLKDAQPEELLAAVRTVYEGNAVLAPKVTKHVLQAARTPQARATARDDQALSALTPREVEILRLIALGLSNDEIANREFVSIATVKTHIRHILMKTQSRDRVHAVLFALRAGLVDVAELLSLGVDE, encoded by the coding sequence ATGATCACAGTTGGGCTTGTTGACGACCAACCGCTCGTGCGCGCCGGGTTTGCGATGTTAATCAACTCGCAAGATGACATGACAGTGGCGTGGCAGGCCAGCGACGGCGATGAAGTTCCAGGTCAGGTTCACGTTGATCTTGTTCTCATGGACATTCAAATGCAACGTGTCGATGGAATTTCGGCGTGCGAGAGGCTTCTCGCTGCGGATCCGGGAGTCAAAGTTATCATGCTCACCACCTTTGACGATCAGGGTTTCGTGCGCGGTGCCATCGAAGCCGGAGCAAGTGGGTTCCTGCTCAAAGATGCTCAGCCCGAGGAGCTCCTCGCAGCGGTTCGCACGGTCTATGAGGGCAACGCGGTCCTAGCGCCCAAGGTAACCAAACACGTGCTGCAGGCCGCCCGCACACCACAGGCGCGCGCCACGGCCAGGGATGACCAGGCGCTGTCTGCGCTCACTCCGCGCGAGGTAGAGATCCTGCGTCTTATCGCACTGGGTCTGTCCAACGACGAGATCGCCAACCGGGAGTTCGTCTCGATAGCAACGGTAAAGACTCACATTCGCCACATCTTGATGAAGACCCAGTCGCGCGATCGCGTACACGCAGTGCTGTTTGCCCTGCGGGCGGGCCTCGTCGATGTAGCGGAGCTTCTCAGCCTAGGGGTTGACGAGTAG
- a CDS encoding sensor histidine kinase, which yields MEKHWPQNYIGAPTRVVILLAVLAGFSSLSGYTETQYNFAFAYAIFATLFVGFLFHPRWPNTMIIVVAVALTCALFDPLLAESFVNAIAVLYACYLAAAYSKRNLMPWLLAWLLIGVGIGVSLMLWKAQKEFGEEDLLARVGPAALIFVPIAWIVVGFFWRLGLDTRNRKHAWAALKERAELAGVVERNRIAREMHDIVSHSLSGITALADGARFAAKDNPGVAVDTLETISNESRRALGQMRGLLSVLRDDSGREALAAPGTAEIAMLIDEARAKGTDITVTGLDELPTDLPELTQFTLYRICQEMVTNMLRHASSPSGTLEFEMGNRIIITAANPADREPVQGGYGLTGMRERVAAHDGTMRTEFDGKEFLVQVVIPR from the coding sequence ATGGAGAAACACTGGCCACAGAACTATATCGGCGCGCCAACGCGGGTGGTCATCCTGCTGGCTGTTCTGGCCGGTTTTTCCAGCTTGAGCGGATACACCGAAACCCAATATAATTTCGCGTTTGCGTATGCGATCTTTGCGACTCTGTTTGTCGGCTTCCTTTTCCACCCGCGGTGGCCGAACACGATGATCATTGTGGTCGCCGTCGCCCTTACCTGCGCATTGTTTGATCCGTTGCTTGCCGAATCCTTTGTTAATGCGATCGCGGTGCTATACGCTTGCTACCTCGCTGCAGCGTATTCCAAACGCAATTTGATGCCGTGGCTCCTCGCCTGGTTGCTGATTGGAGTGGGCATCGGAGTGTCTCTGATGCTGTGGAAGGCACAAAAGGAATTCGGCGAAGAGGACCTGCTGGCCCGCGTAGGGCCTGCGGCATTGATATTCGTGCCCATCGCGTGGATTGTTGTCGGGTTCTTCTGGCGCCTTGGGTTGGATACGCGCAACCGCAAGCACGCGTGGGCAGCGCTGAAGGAACGCGCCGAGCTTGCCGGGGTGGTCGAACGCAATCGGATCGCACGCGAAATGCACGACATCGTGTCGCACTCGCTGTCTGGCATAACGGCGTTGGCCGACGGCGCGCGCTTTGCCGCCAAGGACAACCCTGGTGTCGCTGTGGATACTCTGGAGACCATCAGTAATGAATCGCGCCGAGCACTCGGTCAGATGCGAGGACTCTTGTCCGTATTGCGCGACGATTCGGGCCGCGAAGCTCTCGCTGCTCCCGGGACCGCTGAAATCGCAATGCTTATCGACGAAGCCCGCGCCAAAGGCACAGACATCACGGTGACAGGTCTCGATGAACTCCCTACCGACTTGCCGGAACTAACCCAGTTCACCTTGTATCGCATCTGCCAAGAGATGGTGACCAATATGTTGCGCCACGCGTCGTCGCCAAGCGGAACGCTCGAATTTGAGATGGGAAATCGCATCATAATTACCGCTGCAAACCCTGCTGACCGCGAACCAGTACAAGGCGGATATGGTCTGACCGGGATGCGCGAACGCGTCGCAGCCCACGATGGCACCATGCGCACTGAGTTTGATGGCAAAGAGTTCCTTGTTCAGGTGGTGATTCCCCGATGA
- a CDS encoding TRAP transporter large permease, with amino-acid sequence MSPGAIAALILLVGVVVLIAASVPIAVAIGLPSMLAAMAVLGVENGAAAVTQRMFTGANSFSLLAIPFFVLAGVLMNSGGIASRLIDAARVIVGRLPASMVQTNVLANGLFGSVSGAAVAAASAVGTVMTPQMRKDGYSRPFAAAVNVASAPSGMLLPPSNTFIVYSLVSSTSIAALFMAGVGPGILWLIAVLAVGVVLARKENYKRPTEHPPLPLAMLVLWRALPSLLMIVIVVGGILAGWFTPTESAAIAVLYCLALGFAYRELKISDLPKVLLDATRTTCIVMMLVAASSALSWVMAFAGIPTLIANGLLAVSSSKVVILFIIMIILLVIGTFMDPTPAILIFVPIFLPIVTELGVDPVHFGAMVVMNLSLGVITPPVGNVLFVGAQVAGLRIEPVIAKLWPFLGAILLALFIVVFVPQFSTWLPTVLGLM; translated from the coding sequence ATGTCCCCCGGTGCAATCGCAGCACTCATTCTTCTGGTTGGCGTTGTTGTTCTGATTGCTGCATCGGTGCCGATCGCCGTAGCGATTGGTTTGCCTTCGATGCTCGCAGCGATGGCGGTACTCGGTGTGGAAAACGGCGCGGCGGCAGTGACGCAGCGCATGTTTACCGGTGCTAATTCATTCTCACTCCTTGCGATTCCATTCTTTGTTTTGGCCGGTGTACTAATGAATTCCGGCGGAATCGCGTCTCGGCTCATCGATGCCGCGCGCGTGATTGTCGGCCGGCTCCCAGCCTCAATGGTGCAGACAAACGTGTTGGCCAACGGCCTTTTCGGCTCCGTGTCCGGCGCAGCTGTGGCGGCGGCCTCTGCAGTGGGTACCGTGATGACCCCACAAATGCGCAAAGACGGGTACTCACGACCATTCGCTGCAGCCGTGAACGTGGCATCGGCTCCTTCGGGCATGCTGCTGCCACCATCGAATACGTTTATTGTGTACTCGCTGGTTTCGTCGACCTCGATCGCGGCTCTATTTATGGCCGGTGTTGGCCCAGGCATCCTGTGGCTGATCGCAGTGCTTGCAGTCGGAGTTGTGTTGGCCCGAAAGGAAAATTACAAGCGTCCGACCGAGCATCCGCCGTTGCCGCTTGCAATGTTGGTGCTTTGGCGAGCACTGCCTTCACTACTTATGATCGTGATCGTCGTCGGCGGTATCTTGGCAGGTTGGTTCACCCCAACCGAGTCAGCGGCGATTGCAGTTTTGTACTGCCTGGCGCTTGGATTTGCCTACCGCGAGCTGAAAATCTCTGACCTACCGAAGGTCCTACTCGATGCTACTCGCACTACCTGCATCGTCATGATGCTGGTCGCTGCGTCATCCGCATTGAGTTGGGTGATGGCATTCGCTGGTATTCCGACGCTGATCGCAAATGGTCTGCTAGCTGTATCGTCGAGCAAGGTCGTCATCCTGTTTATCATCATGATCATCCTGCTGGTTATCGGTACCTTCATGGACCCCACCCCAGCAATTCTGATCTTCGTGCCGATCTTCTTGCCAATCGTGACCGAGCTCGGTGTGGATCCTGTGCACTTCGGAGCCATGGTCGTCATGAACCTCTCGCTCGGCGTGATCACGCCACCAGTTGGCAACGTATTGTTCGTTGGTGCCCAAGTTGCTGGGCTACGTATCGAGCCAGTCATCGCTAAGTTGTGGCCATTCCTCGGAGCGATCCTTCTCGCGCTCTTTATCGTTGTGTTTGTTCCACAGTTCTCTACGTGGCTGCCAACTGTGCTGGGGCTTATGTGA
- a CDS encoding TRAP transporter small permease, which produces MAVLKKALLSTLGVISVVLFAILVATTSWQVITRQILHTPSTWSEEFAKICFVWLTFLGSAFLFGERGHIAVDFLARKLSEGGQRAMQLFVQLMILVFAGVGMTWGGILAAKVAWHQNLTALPFAIGWVYIVIPIAGVCIAIFALIDIVQVATGAQPAYLEIEDPDAPRNHQELEEAAQGEIGTPDKVATATDSKEVK; this is translated from the coding sequence ATGGCTGTACTCAAGAAAGCGTTGTTATCAACCCTCGGCGTGATCTCTGTAGTGCTTTTCGCAATTCTGGTCGCGACGACATCATGGCAGGTCATTACGCGCCAGATTCTCCACACGCCGTCGACATGGTCTGAGGAGTTTGCCAAGATCTGCTTCGTGTGGCTTACATTTCTTGGCTCGGCATTCCTCTTCGGGGAGCGAGGGCACATCGCCGTCGACTTCCTCGCTCGCAAACTTTCTGAAGGCGGACAGCGCGCAATGCAACTGTTTGTCCAATTGATGATTCTGGTTTTCGCCGGTGTCGGCATGACTTGGGGCGGAATCCTCGCCGCGAAAGTCGCGTGGCACCAAAACCTCACCGCATTGCCCTTTGCCATTGGCTGGGTCTACATCGTGATTCCGATCGCTGGAGTCTGCATCGCAATCTTCGCATTGATTGACATCGTGCAGGTTGCTACGGGTGCGCAGCCGGCATACCTCGAAATTGAAGACCCAGATGCACCACGCAATCACCAAGAACTGGAAGAAGCCGCCCAAGGTGAGATCGGCACACCGGACAAAGTCGCGACCGCGACAGACTCAAAGGAGGTCAAGTAA
- a CDS encoding TRAP transporter substrate-binding protein produces the protein MIRRIFAAAGVTVALGLTMSSCANLGGLNLETVGNEDQVTYVKLALNQTETHPSYIALDNFSQRFEERTDGRWVIDIFPNEQLGSQQEVVQFISSGAIEMAIVSGTQLENLNKDFQVLNMPTTFSSIDHQMSVIRDQDLMEPIFTSLEERDNITVIGGFTQGTRNIYTKGGAITKPEDLAGLKIRVQESDMHIRMIELMGASATPLSYGEVYTAIQSGVLDGAENNEVSYTTQQHNEVAPFFNRTEHLVGLDYMIMRADLREAMSDEDRAIFDEEWDNAMTDHTELWAVETDRAIAEAEADGATFSDVDREAFEEALAPIREEFLTTDLQNKLYDDIQEAQE, from the coding sequence TTGATTAGACGCATTTTCGCAGCAGCCGGCGTGACCGTCGCCCTAGGTCTCACGATGTCCTCGTGTGCCAACTTGGGTGGACTTAACTTGGAGACGGTCGGAAACGAAGACCAAGTTACCTACGTCAAGCTTGCGCTTAACCAAACAGAAACCCACCCCAGCTACATTGCATTGGACAATTTTTCTCAACGATTTGAGGAACGCACCGACGGCCGCTGGGTTATCGACATTTTCCCCAACGAACAGCTCGGCTCGCAGCAGGAAGTGGTCCAGTTCATTTCCTCTGGCGCTATCGAGATGGCGATCGTATCAGGCACGCAGTTGGAGAACCTGAACAAGGATTTCCAGGTGCTCAATATGCCCACCACGTTCTCATCGATCGATCATCAAATGTCCGTGATCAGGGATCAAGACTTGATGGAGCCGATCTTCACATCCCTCGAGGAACGCGACAACATCACCGTCATCGGTGGATTTACCCAGGGAACGCGCAACATTTATACCAAGGGTGGGGCGATTACCAAGCCGGAGGATCTGGCAGGACTCAAAATCCGCGTGCAGGAATCAGACATGCACATCCGCATGATCGAGCTGATGGGGGCATCGGCTACGCCACTGTCCTACGGCGAGGTATACACCGCGATCCAGTCCGGGGTTCTCGACGGTGCGGAAAACAACGAGGTCTCCTACACCACCCAACAACACAACGAAGTCGCTCCCTTTTTCAACCGCACCGAACACCTTGTGGGTTTGGACTACATGATCATGCGCGCGGACCTTCGCGAGGCCATGAGCGATGAGGACCGTGCCATTTTCGACGAAGAATGGGACAACGCGATGACCGACCACACGGAGCTGTGGGCGGTTGAAACGGATCGGGCGATTGCCGAAGCAGAGGCAGACGGCGCCACTTTTAGCGATGTTGATCGAGAAGCATTCGAAGAGGCTCTTGCACCGATTCGTGAAGAGTTCTTGACCACTGACTTGCAAAACAAACTTTACGACGACATCCAGGAGGCGCAAGAGTAA
- a CDS encoding class I SAM-dependent methyltransferase produces MRTLDQLILETAPQADTVVIADDPSGDLLAHTKAIRVVCISSDFTQCERALQAGVEVAGDRRLDQWLTGDGSCVVIGQMPKSLARLDYVARAVAGAGFDEATLVFGGNNKHLARSMNDVLEQSFEQVSASRGKGKFRCLVAARAKEVAYTPVESHGITAIGGVFSGAKEDLGGRFLGEVVVDKQEALGRVLDLGCGNGSVSKRILQAYPATEVVATDADADAVLSARGTLSPWGVAVTWDDAGAQLAGDFDTVLLNPPFHDGTTVDATLVEHLLDASHRLLKPGGQVFLVHNSHLRYRESVEKRFSQVRQAARNNKFTVLYAVK; encoded by the coding sequence TTGCGCACGCTTGATCAGCTGATCTTGGAGACCGCGCCACAGGCCGACACCGTGGTGATCGCCGATGACCCGAGTGGCGACTTGCTGGCGCACACCAAAGCCATACGAGTCGTCTGCATATCCTCGGACTTCACACAATGCGAGAGGGCACTGCAGGCTGGCGTGGAAGTGGCGGGGGACAGACGATTAGACCAGTGGCTTACCGGCGACGGCTCCTGTGTAGTGATCGGGCAGATGCCTAAATCGTTAGCGCGGCTCGATTATGTGGCGCGTGCTGTCGCCGGTGCTGGATTCGATGAGGCCACACTGGTATTCGGCGGGAACAACAAGCACCTAGCGCGTTCGATGAATGATGTGTTGGAGCAGTCATTTGAGCAGGTGAGCGCATCGCGAGGTAAGGGGAAGTTCCGTTGTCTCGTCGCCGCCAGGGCCAAGGAGGTTGCCTATACTCCGGTGGAGTCACACGGGATCACAGCGATCGGAGGGGTGTTCTCGGGAGCCAAGGAAGACCTGGGCGGAAGGTTCCTGGGCGAGGTGGTCGTCGATAAGCAAGAAGCGCTTGGGCGGGTGTTGGACTTAGGGTGTGGAAACGGTTCGGTGTCCAAGCGAATCCTTCAGGCGTACCCGGCGACTGAGGTTGTTGCGACCGATGCGGATGCTGACGCGGTGTTGTCTGCGCGTGGAACGCTGAGCCCTTGGGGTGTCGCCGTGACGTGGGATGATGCAGGTGCGCAGCTTGCAGGTGATTTCGATACGGTGCTGCTCAATCCGCCTTTTCATGATGGTACGACCGTGGACGCGACGTTGGTGGAGCATCTGTTGGATGCTTCGCATCGGTTGCTAAAGCCGGGTGGGCAGGTTTTCCTCGTGCATAATTCCCATCTGCGTTACCGCGAAAGTGTGGAAAAACGGTTTTCTCAGGTAAGGCAGGCGGCGCGGAACAATAAATTCACCGTCCTTTATGCGGTGAAGTAG